One part of the Lotus japonicus ecotype B-129 chromosome 2, LjGifu_v1.2 genome encodes these proteins:
- the LOC130739327 gene encoding ABC transporter E family member 2-like gives MGNNDENQQHNITTTVKEEEEEEAPAVYNDENQQHNITIVQEEEQAPAVYKYPRMTKTVGDFTLYVNDGEFTKSEIIVIQGLKGTGKTTLIRMLAGELKPDFVDGKMPQFNVSYMPQNNINPLPPSAIVRDLFHDIVDPHFESHVMQPLLIPHFMDQQVANLSPQQLHRLEICLCLFKPADIYLIDEPSQYLPHFNDFDDVADVIKSFFLHTKKAAVVAESSAYMAFLLHDNRVILCDGKPSICCVATSPHEMFFNLVGILASDLEAIEADPSRNKPDKFGLVITRIPDFVSNLVTESASVLQT, from the exons ATGGGAAACAACGATGAGAACCAACAACACAATATTACAACAACAGtgaaagaggaggaggaggaggaggctcCAGCAGTATACAACGATGAGAACCAACAACACAATATTACAATAGTGCAAGAGGAGGAGCAGGCTCCAGCAGTATACAAATACCCAAGGATGACCAAAACTGTAGGCGATTTCACGCTTTATGTCAATGATGGAGAATTTACAAAATCTGAAATTATTGTCATTCAGGGTCTCAAGGGGACAGGAAAGACCACACTTATTAGGATGCTG GCTGGTGAATTGAAGCCTGACTTTGTAGATGGCAAAATGCCTCAATTCAATGTTTCATACATGCCTCAGAACAACATTAACCCTTTGCCTCCTTCAGCTATTGTCAGAGACTTGTTTCATGATATTGTTGATCCCCACTTTGAATCACATGTTATGCAGCCACTTCTTATCCCTCACTTCATGGACCAACAAGTTGCCAATCTTTCTCCTCAACAGTTGCATAGACTTGAGATATGTCTCTGTCTCTTTAAG CCTGCAGATATCTATCTCATAGATGAGCCAAGTCAATATCTTCCTCATTTTAATGACTTTGATGATGTTGCCGATGTCATTAAGAGCTTTTTTCTTCATACAAAGAAAGCCGCTGTTGTGGCTGAGTCCTCTGCCTACATGGCATTTCTCCTTCATGACAACAGAGTTATTCTTTGTGATGGTAAACCCTCAATTTGCTGTGTTGCAACTAGTCCACATGAAATGTTCTTC AATCTTGTTGGGATACTGGCATCAGATTTAGAAGCGATCGAAGCTGATCCATCAAGGAACAAACCTGATAAATTCGGGCTGGTTATTACTCGCATTCCAGATTTCGTATCAAATCTAGTCACTGAAAGTGCATCAGTTTTACAGACTTAG